Proteins encoded together in one Acanthochromis polyacanthus isolate Apoly-LR-REF ecotype Palm Island chromosome 12, KAUST_Apoly_ChrSc, whole genome shotgun sequence window:
- the zgc:91890 gene encoding solute carrier family 52, riboflavin transporter, member 3-B: MSLLTHVLACLFGMGSWVAINGMWVELPLIVPEIPEGWYLPSYLTVLIQMANIGPLFITLMHRFRPGALDERPVIYCIVGLGIVATFLLAFFWRHTVTVAGSFHSVPLLMLSFLLSVVDCTSSVTFLPFMMRLRPQYLTTYFAGEGLSGLVPALVALIQGVGVVHCQNATLSSNNSSMVDSGKLEAIYQPAKFSAQVFFVFLSAMMVVCLVAFILLNHHPAVAQERNNDRYFGGDLEREKREQGLSLHAQAPEQKPMISPLEAVRKEPRSSFGRGTYSSLEVMFIFVVLAWVNALTNAVLPSVQSYSCLPYGNKAYHLAATMAAVANPMACFIAMFVPVRSLVFMGFLTMSGTGFGAYIMAMAALSPCPLLVYSTSGTVVIVLAWILFVLSLSYVKVIIGVILRDEGHSALVWCGAVVQLGSMLGAISMFPLVSVYGLFKSGDACNTKCPT, translated from the exons ATGTCGCTGCTGACTCATGTGCTGGCGTGTCTGTTCGGGATGGGCTCCTGGGTGGCCATCAACGGGATGTGGGTTGAGCTGCCCCTGATCGTACCTGAGATCCCAGAAGGCTGGTACCTTCCCTCCTACCTCACAGTCCTCATCCAAATGGCCAACATAGGTCCTCTCTTCATCACTCTGATGCACCGTTTCCGCCCAGGGGCGCTGGATGAGCGGCCGGTCATCTACTGCATTGTGGGGTTGGGTATCGTTGCTACATTCCTGCTGGCTTTCTTCTGGAGGCACACGGTGACTGTTGCAGGCTCTTTCCACAGTGTGCCCCTGCTGATGTTAAGCTTCCTGCTGTCTGTGGTGGACTGCACCTCATCTGTTACCTTCCTTCCTTTCATGATGAGGCTGCGTCCACAGTATCTCACCACATATTTCGCAGGTGAAGGCCTCAGTGGTCTGGTGCCTGCGCTGGTAGCTCTGATTCAAGGCGTTGGTGTCGTCCACTGTCAAAATGCTACTTTGTCTAGTAACAATTCCAGTATGGTTGACAGTGGAAAGCTAGAAGCTATCTACCAGCCGGCGAAATTCTCTGCCCAGGTCTTCTTCGTGTTCCTCAGTGCAATGATGGTTGTGTGCCTGGTGGCCTTCATCCTACTCAACCACCACCCAGCAGTCGCTCAGGAGAGAAACAATGACAGGTACTTTGGTGGGGATCTGGAACGTGAGAAGAGAGAACAGGGGTTGTCTCTGCATGCCCAGGCACCAGAGCAGAAGCCGATGATCAGTCCCCTGGAGGCTGTCAGGAAAGAACCCAGGAGCTCTTTTGGGAGGGGGACGTACAGCAGCTTAGAGGTGATGTTCATCTTCGTTGTACTGGCTTGGGTCAATGCTCTGACCAATGCAGTGCTGCCCTCAGTGCAGTCCTACTCGTGTCTGCCTTATGGGAACAAGGCCTACCATCTGGCTGCCACCATGGCTGCTGTTGCCAACCCCATGGCCTGCTTCATTGCCATGTTTGTGCCAGTAAG GTCTCTTGTGTTCATGGGTTTCTTGACCATGTCTGGGACTGGATTTGGAGCCTACATCATGGCTATGGCTGCTCTCAGTCCCTGTCCTTTGCTGGTCTACAGTACTTCTGGAACTGTAGTTATA GTACTGGCCTGGATCCTCTTTGTCCTGTCCCTTTCCTATGTGAAGGTGATCATCGGAGTGATTCTAAGGGATGAGGGCCACAGCGCCCTGGTGTGGTGTGGAGCTGTAGTGCAGCTGGGCTCCATGCTCGGTGCTATCTCCATGTTCCCACTGGTCAGTGTCTATGGACTTTTCAAGTCAGGTGATGCTTGTAACACCAAGTGTCCTACATAG